From Hirundo rustica isolate bHirRus1 chromosome 19, bHirRus1.pri.v3, whole genome shotgun sequence, a single genomic window includes:
- the NOS2 gene encoding nitric oxide synthase, inducible isoform X1: protein MANCIFFSVLGAKCRTQFPALVPSCPAALKTLFFLSADLKKCSHITQNKVSAQRSKTSKKAYKMLCPWQFVFKSHAAKSRYPREKDINNNVEKNRKIHGSGKDDAKLHDPSKKQMEKPPIVTSAMPSEGGENLSPNGIKVSNQIPGCPRHISIRNLESGSSFLDTLHLTAKEVISCQTKACQGSLMTPKGLVRGTRDGPVPLEDLLPQAIDFLKQYYSSFKEPNIKEQLGRLETVTKEIETRGTYQLTKDELTFAAKQAWRNAPRCIGRIQWSNLQVFDARDCKTAKEMFEHICHHIQYATNNGNIRSAITVFPQRTDGQHDFRVWNSQLIRYAGYPMPDGSVLGDPATVEFTQLCIDLGWKPKYGRFDVLPLVLQANGQDPEIFELPPEIILQVPMEHPKYEWFKELDLKWYALPAVANMLLEVGGLEFTACPFNGWYMGTEIGVRDFCDAQRYNILKEVGRRMGLETNKLSSLWKDRAVVEINVAVLHSFQKQNVTIMDHHSASESFLKYMQSEYRARGGCPADWVWIVPPMSGSITPVFHQEMLNYVLTPFYYYQVDAWKTHVWHDETRRPKKKEIKFSILAKAVLFASSLMRGAVATRTKVTVIYATETGRSETLANNLSSLFSCAFSTKILCMDDYNICDLEKETLLLVVTSTFGNGDSPGNGKTLKDSLLRLKLLRNKIRYAVFGLGSSMYPEFCAFAHAIDQKLAQLGASQLAPVGEGDELNGQEEAFRSWAVSAFKTACDIFNVRGRHSIQLPEIYTSEESWDPTNYRLVHDSHGPMDLAKALASIHAKDVIPMKLKFRQNLQSLKSSRVTILVKLHCEPNQEVHYLPGEHIGIFPGNQAELVHGIIARVKDAPPADQTIRLETCIDGGYWTSHKKIPPCTLPEALTYLLDITTPPSQQLLKKLSQLVTVEGDKQRLEVLCQSTEEYNKWKFYHSPNILEVLEEFPSAEVSTAFLLTQLPFLKPRYYSVSSSCDMTAREIHLTVAVVNYRTRDGEGPLHHGVCSTWLNTIELDETVPCFIRSANEFHLPEEPAKPCILIGAGTGIAPFRSFWLQRLYDLEHRGLTGGDMTLLFGCRQPDLDHIYREETEEMKRRGVLRDIYTAYSRLPGQEKVYVQDILQRQLEARVCEVLHGQQGHVYVCGDVRMARDVAAVLRALLARALHLSQHQADEYFQQLKSQKRYHEDIFGAVFPHEVKRALQLTS from the exons CAAAGTGTCGGACTCAGTTTCCTGCTCTAGTTCCAAGCtgtccagctgctctgaaaactttgttcttcctttctgcTGATTTAAAG AAGTGTTCCCACATCACACAAAACAAGGTTTCAGCACAGCGAagtaaaacctcaaaaaaagcATACAAAATGCTGTGCCCGTGGCAGTTTGTGTTCAAATCTCATGCTGCCAAGAGCCGGTACCCCAGAGAGAAGGATATCAACAACAACGTGGAGAAAAATAGGAAGATCCATGG CTCAGGAAAAGATGATGCCAAATTGCACGATCCAAGCAAGAAGCAGATGGAGAAGCCGCCTATCGTAACTTCAGCAATGCCCAGTGAGGGAGGAGAG AATCTCTCTCCAAATGGCATCAAAGTTTCAAACCAAATACCAGGATGTCCAAGACATATAAGTATAAGAAACTTGGAAAGTGGATCCAGCTTTCTTGACACGCTACACCTGACTGCAAAAGAG gTTATCAGTTGCCAGACCAAAGCCTGCCAAGGGTCGCTCATGACTCCAAAGGGCCTGGTGAGAGGTACCAGAGATGGGCCAGTTCCACTGGAAGATCTTTTACCTCAGGCAATAGACTTCCTCAAGCAGTACTACAGTTCATTTAAAGA GCCGAATATCAAAGAACAGCTGGGCCGGCTGGAGACAGTGACCAAGGAGATAGAAACAAGAGGAACCTACCAGCTGACAAAGGATGAGCTGACCTTTGCTGCCAAGCAGGCCTGGAGGAACGCGCCCAGGTGCATTGGGAGAATCCAGTGGTCCAACCTGCAG GTGTTTGATGCACGGGACTGTAAAACGGCCAAGGAAATGTTTGAGCATATCTGTCATCATATTCAGTATGCCACAAACAATGGGAATATAAG GTCAGCCATCACCGTGTTCCCGCAGAGGACGGACGGGCAGCACGATTTCCGTGTGTGGAACAGCCAGCTGATCCGCTATGCTGGCTACCCAATGCCAGATGGCTCTGTCCTTGGAGACCCTGCCACTGTGGAGTTCACTCAG TTGTGCATCGACCTTGGGTGGAAGCCGAAATATGGCCGCTTTGATGTACTTCCACTTGTTCTCCAAGCAAATGGCCAAGACccagaaatatttgaattaCCTCCAGAAATTATCCTCCAAGTGCCAATGGAGCATCCAAA GTACGAGTGGTTTAAGGAGCTGGACCTGAAGTGGTATGCGCTGCCTGCTGTGGCCAACAtgctgctggaggtgggagGGCTGGAGTTCACCGCGTGTCCCTTCAATGGCTGGTACATGGGGACAGAGATCGGAGTGCGGGACTTCTGTGACGCGCAGCGCTACAACATCCTGAAG GAGGTAGGGAGGAGAATGGgactggaaacaaacaaactgtCATCATTATGGAAGGACCGAGCTGTTGTAGAGATCAATGTGGCTGTGCTTCACAGCTTCCAG AAACAGAATGTGACCATCATGGATCACCACTCTGCCTCCGAGTCCTTCCTGAAGTACATGCAGAGCGAGTACCGCGCACGGGGCGGCTGCCCGGCAGACTGGGTGTGGATTGTGCCTCCCATGTCAGGCAGCATAACACCCGTGTTCCACCAAGAGATGTTGAACTATGTCCTCACTCCCTTCTATTACTACCAG gtggaTGCATGGAAAACACATGTGTGGCATGATGAGACCCGAAGgccaaagaaaaaagaaataaagtttagCATCTTGGCAAA ggctgtgctcttTGCGTCCTCACTCATGCGAGGAGCAGTGGCCACCAGGACCAAGGTCACCGTGATCTACGCGACAGAGACGGGCAGGTCAGAGACACTCGCCAACaacctgagcagcctgttcagCTGTGCCTTCAGCACTAAG ATTCTGTGCATGGATGACTACAACATTTGTGacctggaaaaagaaacacttcttTTAGTGGTTACTAGCACTTTTGGAAATGGAGATTCTCCAGGTAACGGAAAG ACCTTGAAGGACTCCTTGCTCAGGCTGAAActgctgagaaataaaattag ATATGCTGTGTTTGGGCTGGGCTCCAGCATGTACCcagagttctgtgcctttgctcATGCCATTGACCAAAAACTGGCCCAACTCGGGGCTTCCCAGCTCGCTCCAGTGGGCGAAGGGGATGAACTCAATGGGCAAGAGGAAGCTTTCCGCAGCTGGGCAGTCAGTGCTTTCAAG ACCGCCTGTGACATTTTTAATGTCCGTGGGAGACACAGTATTCAGTTGCCTGAGATCTACACCTCTGAGGAGAGCTGGGACCCTACCAATTACAGGCTGGTGCATGACTCCCATGGACCCATGGACCTGGCTAAAG CTCTTGCAAGCATTCATGCCAAGGATGTAATTCCCATGAAGCTGAAATTCAGGCAGAATCTTCAAAGTTTGAAGTCCAG TCGTGTTACCATTCTGGTGAAACTTCACTGTGAGCCCAATCAGGAAGTGCACTACCTTCCTGGGGAGCACATCGGGATTTTCCCAGGCAATCAGGCAGAATTAGTCCACGGCATTATTGCACGTGTCAAGGATGCCCCTCCAGCAGATCAGACTATCAGGCTTGAAACCTGCATTGATG GTGGATACTGGACAAGTCACAAAAAGATTCCACCCTGCACACTACCTGAGGCTTTGACATACTTGCTTGATATCACTACTCCACCCTCCCAACAACTGCTAAAAAAACTCTCCCAGCTGGTGACAGTGGAAGGAGACAAGCAGAGGCTGGAGGTGTTGTGTCAG AGCACAGAAGAATACAATAAATGGAAGTTTTACCACAGCCCAAACATCctggaggtcctggaggagtTCCCCTCTGCTGAGGTCTCCACAGCTTTCCTGCTGACTCAGCTGCCATTTCTGAAGCCCAGGTACTATTCTGTCAGCTCCTCCTGTGACATGACAGCCAGAGAGATTCATCTGACAGTTGCAGTTGTAAACTACAGGACAAGAG ATGGAGAAGGTCCTTTGCACCACGGAGTCTGCAGCACGTGGCTGAACACAATAGAGCTTGATGAAACCGTTCCCTGCTTCATCCGCAg TGCTAATGAGTTCCACCTCCCGGAGGAGCCAGCCAAGCCCTGCATTCTGATCGGGGCGGGCACGGGGATTGCTCCCTTCAGGAGCTTCTGGCTGCAGCGCCTCTATGACCTGGAGCACAGAG GCCTCACGGGAGGGGACATGACCTTGCTGTTCGGCTGCCGGCAGCCAGACCTGGATCACATCTAcagagaggagactgaggaaaTGAAGAGGAGGGGAGTCCTGAGAGACATCTACACAGCTTACTCCAGGCTGCCTGGCCAAGAGAAA GTGTACGTCCAGGACAtcctgcagaggcagctggaggcCCGCGTGTGCGAGGTGCTGCACGGGCAGCAGGGCCACGTGTACGTGTGCGGGGACGTGCGCATGGCGCGGGACGTGGCGGCGGTGCTGCGGGCGCTGCTCGCCCGGGCCCTGCACCTCAGCCAGCACCAGGCCGACGAGTACTTCCAGCAGCTCAAG AGCCAAAAGCGATACCATGAAGATATATTTGGGGCTGTGTTCCCACATGAAGTCAAAAGAGCTTTGCAACTCACCAGCTGA
- the NOS2 gene encoding nitric oxide synthase, inducible isoform X2 codes for MLCPWQFVFKSHAAKSRYPREKDINNNVEKNRKIHGSGKDDAKLHDPSKKQMEKPPIVTSAMPSEGGENLSPNGIKVSNQIPGCPRHISIRNLESGSSFLDTLHLTAKEVISCQTKACQGSLMTPKGLVRGTRDGPVPLEDLLPQAIDFLKQYYSSFKEPNIKEQLGRLETVTKEIETRGTYQLTKDELTFAAKQAWRNAPRCIGRIQWSNLQVFDARDCKTAKEMFEHICHHIQYATNNGNIRSAITVFPQRTDGQHDFRVWNSQLIRYAGYPMPDGSVLGDPATVEFTQLCIDLGWKPKYGRFDVLPLVLQANGQDPEIFELPPEIILQVPMEHPKYEWFKELDLKWYALPAVANMLLEVGGLEFTACPFNGWYMGTEIGVRDFCDAQRYNILKEVGRRMGLETNKLSSLWKDRAVVEINVAVLHSFQKQNVTIMDHHSASESFLKYMQSEYRARGGCPADWVWIVPPMSGSITPVFHQEMLNYVLTPFYYYQVDAWKTHVWHDETRRPKKKEIKFSILAKAVLFASSLMRGAVATRTKVTVIYATETGRSETLANNLSSLFSCAFSTKILCMDDYNICDLEKETLLLVVTSTFGNGDSPGNGKTLKDSLLRLKLLRNKIRYAVFGLGSSMYPEFCAFAHAIDQKLAQLGASQLAPVGEGDELNGQEEAFRSWAVSAFKTACDIFNVRGRHSIQLPEIYTSEESWDPTNYRLVHDSHGPMDLAKALASIHAKDVIPMKLKFRQNLQSLKSSRVTILVKLHCEPNQEVHYLPGEHIGIFPGNQAELVHGIIARVKDAPPADQTIRLETCIDGGYWTSHKKIPPCTLPEALTYLLDITTPPSQQLLKKLSQLVTVEGDKQRLEVLCQSTEEYNKWKFYHSPNILEVLEEFPSAEVSTAFLLTQLPFLKPRYYSVSSSCDMTAREIHLTVAVVNYRTRDGEGPLHHGVCSTWLNTIELDETVPCFIRSANEFHLPEEPAKPCILIGAGTGIAPFRSFWLQRLYDLEHRGLTGGDMTLLFGCRQPDLDHIYREETEEMKRRGVLRDIYTAYSRLPGQEKVYVQDILQRQLEARVCEVLHGQQGHVYVCGDVRMARDVAAVLRALLARALHLSQHQADEYFQQLKSQKRYHEDIFGAVFPHEVKRALQLTS; via the exons ATGCTGTGCCCGTGGCAGTTTGTGTTCAAATCTCATGCTGCCAAGAGCCGGTACCCCAGAGAGAAGGATATCAACAACAACGTGGAGAAAAATAGGAAGATCCATGG CTCAGGAAAAGATGATGCCAAATTGCACGATCCAAGCAAGAAGCAGATGGAGAAGCCGCCTATCGTAACTTCAGCAATGCCCAGTGAGGGAGGAGAG AATCTCTCTCCAAATGGCATCAAAGTTTCAAACCAAATACCAGGATGTCCAAGACATATAAGTATAAGAAACTTGGAAAGTGGATCCAGCTTTCTTGACACGCTACACCTGACTGCAAAAGAG gTTATCAGTTGCCAGACCAAAGCCTGCCAAGGGTCGCTCATGACTCCAAAGGGCCTGGTGAGAGGTACCAGAGATGGGCCAGTTCCACTGGAAGATCTTTTACCTCAGGCAATAGACTTCCTCAAGCAGTACTACAGTTCATTTAAAGA GCCGAATATCAAAGAACAGCTGGGCCGGCTGGAGACAGTGACCAAGGAGATAGAAACAAGAGGAACCTACCAGCTGACAAAGGATGAGCTGACCTTTGCTGCCAAGCAGGCCTGGAGGAACGCGCCCAGGTGCATTGGGAGAATCCAGTGGTCCAACCTGCAG GTGTTTGATGCACGGGACTGTAAAACGGCCAAGGAAATGTTTGAGCATATCTGTCATCATATTCAGTATGCCACAAACAATGGGAATATAAG GTCAGCCATCACCGTGTTCCCGCAGAGGACGGACGGGCAGCACGATTTCCGTGTGTGGAACAGCCAGCTGATCCGCTATGCTGGCTACCCAATGCCAGATGGCTCTGTCCTTGGAGACCCTGCCACTGTGGAGTTCACTCAG TTGTGCATCGACCTTGGGTGGAAGCCGAAATATGGCCGCTTTGATGTACTTCCACTTGTTCTCCAAGCAAATGGCCAAGACccagaaatatttgaattaCCTCCAGAAATTATCCTCCAAGTGCCAATGGAGCATCCAAA GTACGAGTGGTTTAAGGAGCTGGACCTGAAGTGGTATGCGCTGCCTGCTGTGGCCAACAtgctgctggaggtgggagGGCTGGAGTTCACCGCGTGTCCCTTCAATGGCTGGTACATGGGGACAGAGATCGGAGTGCGGGACTTCTGTGACGCGCAGCGCTACAACATCCTGAAG GAGGTAGGGAGGAGAATGGgactggaaacaaacaaactgtCATCATTATGGAAGGACCGAGCTGTTGTAGAGATCAATGTGGCTGTGCTTCACAGCTTCCAG AAACAGAATGTGACCATCATGGATCACCACTCTGCCTCCGAGTCCTTCCTGAAGTACATGCAGAGCGAGTACCGCGCACGGGGCGGCTGCCCGGCAGACTGGGTGTGGATTGTGCCTCCCATGTCAGGCAGCATAACACCCGTGTTCCACCAAGAGATGTTGAACTATGTCCTCACTCCCTTCTATTACTACCAG gtggaTGCATGGAAAACACATGTGTGGCATGATGAGACCCGAAGgccaaagaaaaaagaaataaagtttagCATCTTGGCAAA ggctgtgctcttTGCGTCCTCACTCATGCGAGGAGCAGTGGCCACCAGGACCAAGGTCACCGTGATCTACGCGACAGAGACGGGCAGGTCAGAGACACTCGCCAACaacctgagcagcctgttcagCTGTGCCTTCAGCACTAAG ATTCTGTGCATGGATGACTACAACATTTGTGacctggaaaaagaaacacttcttTTAGTGGTTACTAGCACTTTTGGAAATGGAGATTCTCCAGGTAACGGAAAG ACCTTGAAGGACTCCTTGCTCAGGCTGAAActgctgagaaataaaattag ATATGCTGTGTTTGGGCTGGGCTCCAGCATGTACCcagagttctgtgcctttgctcATGCCATTGACCAAAAACTGGCCCAACTCGGGGCTTCCCAGCTCGCTCCAGTGGGCGAAGGGGATGAACTCAATGGGCAAGAGGAAGCTTTCCGCAGCTGGGCAGTCAGTGCTTTCAAG ACCGCCTGTGACATTTTTAATGTCCGTGGGAGACACAGTATTCAGTTGCCTGAGATCTACACCTCTGAGGAGAGCTGGGACCCTACCAATTACAGGCTGGTGCATGACTCCCATGGACCCATGGACCTGGCTAAAG CTCTTGCAAGCATTCATGCCAAGGATGTAATTCCCATGAAGCTGAAATTCAGGCAGAATCTTCAAAGTTTGAAGTCCAG TCGTGTTACCATTCTGGTGAAACTTCACTGTGAGCCCAATCAGGAAGTGCACTACCTTCCTGGGGAGCACATCGGGATTTTCCCAGGCAATCAGGCAGAATTAGTCCACGGCATTATTGCACGTGTCAAGGATGCCCCTCCAGCAGATCAGACTATCAGGCTTGAAACCTGCATTGATG GTGGATACTGGACAAGTCACAAAAAGATTCCACCCTGCACACTACCTGAGGCTTTGACATACTTGCTTGATATCACTACTCCACCCTCCCAACAACTGCTAAAAAAACTCTCCCAGCTGGTGACAGTGGAAGGAGACAAGCAGAGGCTGGAGGTGTTGTGTCAG AGCACAGAAGAATACAATAAATGGAAGTTTTACCACAGCCCAAACATCctggaggtcctggaggagtTCCCCTCTGCTGAGGTCTCCACAGCTTTCCTGCTGACTCAGCTGCCATTTCTGAAGCCCAGGTACTATTCTGTCAGCTCCTCCTGTGACATGACAGCCAGAGAGATTCATCTGACAGTTGCAGTTGTAAACTACAGGACAAGAG ATGGAGAAGGTCCTTTGCACCACGGAGTCTGCAGCACGTGGCTGAACACAATAGAGCTTGATGAAACCGTTCCCTGCTTCATCCGCAg TGCTAATGAGTTCCACCTCCCGGAGGAGCCAGCCAAGCCCTGCATTCTGATCGGGGCGGGCACGGGGATTGCTCCCTTCAGGAGCTTCTGGCTGCAGCGCCTCTATGACCTGGAGCACAGAG GCCTCACGGGAGGGGACATGACCTTGCTGTTCGGCTGCCGGCAGCCAGACCTGGATCACATCTAcagagaggagactgaggaaaTGAAGAGGAGGGGAGTCCTGAGAGACATCTACACAGCTTACTCCAGGCTGCCTGGCCAAGAGAAA GTGTACGTCCAGGACAtcctgcagaggcagctggaggcCCGCGTGTGCGAGGTGCTGCACGGGCAGCAGGGCCACGTGTACGTGTGCGGGGACGTGCGCATGGCGCGGGACGTGGCGGCGGTGCTGCGGGCGCTGCTCGCCCGGGCCCTGCACCTCAGCCAGCACCAGGCCGACGAGTACTTCCAGCAGCTCAAG AGCCAAAAGCGATACCATGAAGATATATTTGGGGCTGTGTTCCCACATGAAGTCAAAAGAGCTTTGCAACTCACCAGCTGA